In Paracoccus contaminans, the genomic stretch GCGGCGGCATCGGTTTCTTGGGGCGCTGGCGTCAGTCACAGATGGCGTAGACGCGACCTCTTCCCTCGACCTTCTCGGAGGTGATGGTCAGGCCGAGCTTCTTTTTCAGCGCACCGGACATGGCGCCCCTCGCGGTGTGCGGCAACCATCCAGTGGCCGCCACGATCTCGTCTAGGGTCGCCCCCTCGGGCGCGCGCAGCATGGCGATCAGCGTGGCCTGCTTGGTGCCCTCGCGCGGCGTGCGCGCCTTGGGCGCGGCTTCGGTTTCGGTGGCGGCCTCCGGCGCGGGCTGCTCGGTCGGCGCGTCAGTCGCGCCCACAGGCGCGGGGTTCGCGTCCTCGGTCTCGATGCCGATGGCGGCGAACCCTGCGTCGGTGGCGACCAGAGTGACTCCATGGCCGTCGCCGCTCTCGCGCCAGACGGGTTCGCCCTTGCGCACGTTGGCGTCGACCTCCTGCAGGAAGCCCTTGGCGAGCAGCGCGCCGACCACCTTGGCGGCGGCGCCACCGCGCAGGCTCTCGGGCAGCGGCAGGGCGATGTGCTCGGGCCGCTGAGCGGCGGCGCTCAGGATCAGGGCTTGGGTGTCGGAAAGCTTGGTCATCGTCGTCTCCCGTATCGGGGCGCGCAGGATGCGGGCCCTTCTACGAGGTCGAGCCCGCCAGTCGGCGGGCAGGACCGCGAGCGGGTCGTCTCACTCGGCGTGTTCGCCTTCGCTGAAGGCCATGTCGGTGATCTCGCGCAGCTTGGCGCGATAGTGGTTCAGGGTGCCGACATGGCCCCAGTTGATCTCATCGGGGCTGGTCTCGAAGTGGTCGGCGCTGAGGGCGGCGAGCCGCTCCAGCATCGCGTCGATCTCCGTCTTCGCGGCGATGAAGGCGTCGAGGGCTTTCGTGTTGTCGGTCGCGCGGCGGGTCATCTTGGTGGCTCCTTGGTGAGTTGCATCGCTTCTTTGAAGTGACGTTCGCTCCGCTGGCGAGGCTTATCAACTCGATAAGCACATGAATCTGAATGATAATCGGAGCCGTCGATGCAGGGCATGAGCGAGCGCCAGTACGCCGCCCATGTCGGGCTGTCGCGGGGCGCGATCCAGAAGGCGAAGACGGCCGAGCGGCTGGTGCTCTATCCCGACGGCAGCATCAACGCGGCCGCCAGCGACGCTAGACGGGCCGAGACAACGGACCCGTCGAAGACGAGAAAGCCGCCCGCGCCGAAGCTGAAGCCCGTCCCTGAGGCTGCCGTGGCCGCCGTCGGCGACACGCTGCGCGAACAGGGGCTGGCTGTTCCGGCGGTGGGCGGCGGCACAACCTTCCTGCAGGCCAAGACCGCGAACGAAGTGCTGAAGGCACAGGAGCGGCGCATCCGTCTGCAGAAGCTGAAGGGGGAGTTGATCGAGCGGGCCCGCGCGCTGGCGCTGGTGTTCCGGCTGGCGCGGGAGGAACGGGACACGTGGGTGACCTGGCCTGCACGAGCGGCGGCGCTAATGGCGGCCGAGCTTTCGGCCTCGTGCCGCGACGCGACAGGCTCGCAGATCACCGTGGAGCCAGCCGCGATGCAGAAGGTCCTGGAAAAGCATGTACGCGCCCACCTCGACGAACTCGCCGAGGTCCGGCCCGACTTCCGGTGATGATGACGCACTGACGGATTTCGACGGCGCGGGCGAGATCCTGCGCGCCTGGGGCAACGGGCTGCGGCCCGACCCGGATCTGACCGTCTCGGAATGGGCCGACCGGCACCGGATGCTCTCGGGCCGCGCCTCGGCCGAAGCGGGGCGGTACCGCACCGCGCGCACGCCCTACATGCGCGAGATCATGGACCGGCTCTCGCCCGGCGATCCCGCGCAGCGCGTCGTGTTCATGAAGGCGGCGCAGGTCGGCGCGACCGAGGCGGGCAACAACTGGATCGGGTTCGCCATCCACCAGGCGCCGGGGCCGATGCTGGCGGTCCAGCCGACGGTGGAACTGGCGAAACGGAACTCGCGCCAGCGGATCGACCCGCTGATCGACGAGAGCCCGGAGTTGCGGGAGCGGGTGAAGCCCGCGCGATCCCGCGATGCGGGCAACACCATGCTGTCGAAGGAGTTCGCGGGCGGCATCCTGATCATGACCGGGGCGAACTCGGCGGTCGGGCTGCGCTCGACCCCGGCGCGGTACATCTTCCTCGACGAGGTCGATGCCTATCCGGCCTCGGCCGACGAGGAAGGCGATCCGGTCACGCTGGCGGAAGCCCGGTCGCTGACCTTCGCCCACCGGCGCAAGGTGCTGCTGGTCTCCACGCCGACCATCCGGGGGCTGTCGCGCATCGAGCGGGAGTTCGAGGCGTCCGACCAGCGGCGCTACTTCGTGCCGTGCCCGCATTGCGGCGCCATGCAGTGGCTGAAGTTCGACCGGCTGCGCTGGCAAAAGGGCCGCCCGGAGACGGCGGAGTATCACTGCGAGGGCTGCGACGCGGCAATCGCGGAACACCACAAGACGGCGATGCTGGAGGGCGGCGAATGGCGGGCGACCGCCACCGCCGCCGATCCGACCACGGTCGGGTATCACCTCTCGGCGCTCTATTCGCCGATCGGCTGGCTGAGCTGGGAGCGGATCGTGCGGGCCTGGGACGCGGCACAGGGGTCGGACGAGGCGATCAAGGCGTTCCGCAACACCATCCTCGGCGAGACATGGGTCGAGACCGGGGAAGCCCCGGA encodes the following:
- a CDS encoding phage terminase large subunit family protein codes for the protein MYAPTSTNSPRSGPTSGDDDALTDFDGAGEILRAWGNGLRPDPDLTVSEWADRHRMLSGRASAEAGRYRTARTPYMREIMDRLSPGDPAQRVVFMKAAQVGATEAGNNWIGFAIHQAPGPMLAVQPTVELAKRNSRQRIDPLIDESPELRERVKPARSRDAGNTMLSKEFAGGILIMTGANSAVGLRSTPARYIFLDEVDAYPASADEEGDPVTLAEARSLTFAHRRKVLLVSTPTIRGLSRIEREFEASDQRRYFVPCPHCGAMQWLKFDRLRWQKGRPETAEYHCEGCDAAIAEHHKTAMLEGGEWRATATAADPTTVGYHLSALYSPIGWLSWERIVRAWDAAQGSDEAIKAFRNTILGETWVETGEAPDWQRLYDRRERWTSGTVPAGGLFLTAGADVQKDRIEVDVWAWGRGLESWLVDHVVIEGGPDRHDAWSELTALLDKSWPHERGAHLRIVRLAIDTGYEAPAVYSWSRAQGFAQVSPVKGVEGFNRSSPVSGPTFVDATEGGKRLRRGARLWTVAVSTFKAETYRFLRLARPTEEEMADGAVFPPGSVHLPYWVENEWLKQFVAEQLVTVRTKRGFARLEWQKLRERNEALDCRVYARAAAWIAGADRWSEEKWRDLEDQLGAAPTDSDPAGQINRPGQAPQGKRRSDWLGRRGGWF
- a CDS encoding DUF3489 domain-containing protein, with amino-acid sequence MTKLSDTQALILSAAAQRPEHIALPLPESLRGGAAAKVVGALLAKGFLQEVDANVRKGEPVWRESGDGHGVTLVATDAGFAAIGIETEDANPAPVGATDAPTEQPAPEAATETEAAPKARTPREGTKQATLIAMLRAPEGATLDEIVAATGWLPHTARGAMSGALKKKLGLTITSEKVEGRGRVYAICD